A genome region from Vibrio tapetis subsp. tapetis includes the following:
- a CDS encoding extracellular solute-binding protein, which produces MNLKTLAVICSGLAGVTMSTHAMAKVEVNFWYSGGTKPQQMMTQLIEEFNATQDDYVIKGALQGNYAETFQKLQAGMASKTAPEFVLLRSSQAEAMAGRGLVRDLRSYMDAEFNFEDFLPAFRAQVTEKDGMVYGLPAYGTTQVFYYNKQVLAEHGFTENDLSTWQGVAKVSAAVVKKDKKGNTEFYGWEPMWGKDNLMDAAFSNGAKVISEDGKTVLIDSKEWVEVWDSFRKWIHDDQVMRIHYGGQGWEYWYKTIDDVVKGRALGYTGSSGDQGDLDFTQLAATTQPGWGNHPMAAQAGAQIFVMPTGTNEAASKGAFEFMEFYTNAKNTAAWSMFTGYIPVRQSVVNVEAYQDFTSKNPQATVPMKQASLTMSKDFVDPTNGKINDALKVAADQIQIQNVPAEKALRQAAKKAQRALDRVNRS; this is translated from the coding sequence ATGAACCTAAAAACATTAGCAGTAATTTGTTCTGGATTAGCTGGCGTTACGATGTCGACACACGCTATGGCGAAAGTTGAAGTGAATTTTTGGTATTCAGGCGGTACTAAGCCTCAACAAATGATGACTCAGTTGATTGAAGAGTTTAATGCGACTCAAGATGACTATGTTATCAAAGGTGCCTTGCAAGGTAATTATGCCGAAACGTTCCAAAAGCTCCAAGCCGGAATGGCATCTAAAACCGCACCAGAATTTGTATTGCTGAGATCTTCACAAGCCGAAGCAATGGCAGGCCGTGGTCTTGTTAGAGATCTCCGCTCGTATATGGATGCGGAGTTTAATTTCGAAGACTTCCTACCTGCATTTCGTGCTCAAGTGACGGAAAAAGACGGCATGGTGTACGGACTTCCCGCTTACGGTACGACACAAGTATTTTATTATAATAAGCAGGTACTTGCCGAGCATGGGTTTACAGAAAATGACCTGAGTACATGGCAAGGTGTGGCTAAAGTATCAGCGGCTGTTGTGAAAAAAGACAAAAAAGGCAACACAGAGTTTTATGGCTGGGAGCCAATGTGGGGCAAAGATAACTTGATGGACGCAGCGTTTTCTAATGGCGCTAAGGTTATCAGCGAAGACGGCAAAACAGTGCTCATCGATTCTAAAGAATGGGTAGAAGTATGGGACAGCTTTAGAAAGTGGATTCACGATGACCAAGTCATGCGTATTCATTATGGAGGTCAAGGTTGGGAATATTGGTACAAAACGATTGATGACGTAGTGAAAGGGCGCGCTTTGGGTTACACCGGTTCGTCTGGTGATCAAGGCGATCTCGACTTTACTCAGCTGGCTGCGACGACTCAACCAGGTTGGGGGAACCACCCAATGGCTGCACAAGCCGGCGCGCAGATCTTTGTCATGCCTACTGGCACCAATGAAGCAGCCTCCAAAGGTGCGTTTGAATTCATGGAGTTCTACACCAATGCGAAAAACACCGCTGCTTGGTCAATGTTCACAGGTTACATCCCGGTAAGACAAAGTGTTGTAAACGTGGAAGCGTACCAAGATTTCACCTCTAAAAATCCGCAAGCAACGGTGCCGATGAAACAAGCAAGCTTAACGATGTCGAAAGACTTTGTTGACCCAACCAACGGCAAAATAAACGACGCACTTAAAGTCGCAGCGGATCAAATTCAAATTCAGAATGTTCCGGCTGAGAAAGCCCTTCGACAAGCGGCTAAAAAAGCGCAACGAGCGTTAGATAGAGTAAATCGTAGCTAA
- a CDS encoding carbohydrate ABC transporter permease has product MTIQTIRNKRFSATSVKPVSVSLSQFKLPKPEWILKHGFLSSIGLVMIFPFIWMFSGSLKTNDEIFSNPLNLIPEQFRWETFIDTFQSAPFGLYIANSFTVALATTIVVMVNSAMFAYALTQLKFRSKALLYFVVMGCYMLPGAVTYIPSYITLAKLGLLDSHAGLVVSNAASVFGVFYLRQVFLKVHPSLVEAARIDGAGEVKILWAIILPQCKAALATLFLITFITNYNSYMWPSLVITSSDLNLIATGIRQYFIAEGNYGLNWSQIMAASTIAVLPLLILFVICQKTILSGIADNGVKE; this is encoded by the coding sequence ACCATACAAACAATCAGAAACAAAAGGTTTAGTGCGACGAGCGTAAAACCAGTGTCGGTATCGTTAAGCCAATTCAAGCTGCCAAAACCAGAATGGATCTTAAAACACGGTTTTCTCTCATCCATTGGCTTGGTGATGATATTTCCGTTTATTTGGATGTTTTCAGGCTCACTAAAGACTAACGATGAAATCTTTAGTAACCCATTAAACCTGATCCCAGAACAGTTTCGTTGGGAAACGTTTATTGACACATTCCAAAGTGCCCCATTTGGTTTATACATCGCCAACAGTTTTACCGTGGCATTGGCGACGACGATAGTCGTAATGGTGAATTCAGCTATGTTTGCCTATGCGTTGACGCAACTTAAATTCCGCTCTAAGGCGTTACTTTATTTCGTGGTAATGGGGTGTTACATGTTGCCGGGAGCGGTGACTTATATTCCCTCATACATCACTTTGGCAAAGCTGGGCTTACTGGATTCGCATGCTGGTTTGGTGGTCTCCAATGCGGCGAGTGTGTTCGGTGTGTTTTACCTGCGTCAGGTGTTTTTAAAAGTTCATCCTTCTTTGGTGGAAGCGGCGAGGATAGATGGTGCAGGAGAAGTGAAAATTTTGTGGGCAATTATTCTTCCACAATGTAAAGCGGCGTTAGCAACGTTGTTTTTAATCACCTTTATTACCAATTACAACAGTTACATGTGGCCGAGCTTGGTGATTACCTCGTCGGATTTGAACTTAATAGCAACAGGGATACGACAGTATTTTATCGCGGAAGGAAATTATGGGTTGAACTGGTCGCAAATTATGGCGGCGAGCACAATTGCAGTATTACCCCTTCTTATTTTATTTGTCATTTGTCAAAAAACGATCTTGTCAGGAATTGCTGACAACGGTGTTAAAGAGTAA
- a CDS encoding methyl-accepting chemotaxis protein, which produces MRSLSVYWKITLLAGLCLVLTSCFLIGFSIYNATSNQRVIIEHSSSSVIDKSQQILIGIAKINAAEVKTYLDEARHRAEMLAETALFTKANAEENFTGSEEVRTSLNEMMRRVVKEFPTVRGAYLVFNPDQLDGEDDNYHGADYVGSNDSGRFASYWQVSSDNESEQQSAVLTEETLADGSQAERFSCPILSGSACVTSPRVVQTNTGNSLLVSLSVPLMLEGEAIGFLGIELALDQLVDTVIASDQNLFNGAGSIAIMSLDGSLVASDNPSAAIGQPYQNNNISSDTLTEYLYGHDVMTQWSQDGSVLSVFAPIMVANQTWGVILEAPRDSVLADAINLDAVISDLVDGGVWQELMVGTVLVIIGLVLIAIMSFSLVKPIKEVVARLQDIASGEGDLTQRLTVNSTDEIGQLALGFNQFLEKLQLTIREVVATSHDIANTSVQAGDAAGATHQSSEDQFKEVDLVATASEELTQTAGLVVQNADIAVSAANEAEASAKQGQAVIEHYACAISPF; this is translated from the coding sequence ATGCGATCCCTTTCTGTCTATTGGAAGATCACCCTGTTGGCTGGGCTATGCTTAGTATTAACATCTTGTTTTCTTATCGGGTTTTCGATCTACAACGCGACATCTAATCAGCGTGTGATTATTGAACATAGTTCGTCTTCGGTTATCGATAAGTCTCAGCAGATATTGATTGGTATCGCAAAAATTAATGCAGCAGAAGTTAAAACGTATTTAGACGAAGCTCGCCACCGTGCAGAAATGCTGGCAGAAACTGCGCTATTTACGAAAGCAAACGCCGAAGAGAACTTTACCGGCAGTGAAGAAGTTCGTACGTCACTTAATGAAATGATGCGCAGAGTGGTGAAAGAGTTTCCTACCGTTCGAGGTGCTTATCTGGTGTTTAATCCCGATCAATTAGACGGCGAAGATGATAACTACCATGGCGCAGATTACGTTGGGTCGAATGATTCCGGAAGGTTTGCCAGTTATTGGCAGGTCTCTAGTGACAACGAAAGCGAACAGCAAAGTGCCGTATTAACGGAAGAAACGTTGGCTGACGGTTCGCAAGCCGAACGATTTTCATGCCCGATTTTGTCCGGAAGTGCTTGTGTGACCTCCCCGAGAGTGGTGCAAACGAATACGGGAAACTCCTTGCTTGTTTCTTTGTCGGTTCCTCTAATGTTGGAAGGAGAAGCGATAGGGTTTTTAGGGATAGAGCTCGCACTGGATCAACTTGTTGATACGGTGATTGCCTCAGACCAAAATCTGTTTAACGGGGCGGGCAGTATTGCGATTATGAGCCTTGATGGAAGCTTGGTCGCTTCAGACAATCCTTCCGCTGCAATTGGGCAACCTTATCAGAATAACAATATCTCTAGTGACACCCTCACAGAGTACCTTTATGGGCACGATGTGATGACTCAGTGGAGTCAAGACGGTAGCGTGCTTTCTGTTTTCGCACCGATTATGGTTGCAAACCAAACGTGGGGGGTGATCTTAGAAGCACCTCGTGACAGTGTCCTGGCCGATGCAATTAATCTTGATGCCGTCATTTCTGATTTGGTCGATGGCGGTGTATGGCAAGAATTGATGGTTGGCACTGTTTTGGTCATTATCGGTTTGGTCTTAATCGCTATTATGTCATTTAGCTTGGTGAAACCTATCAAGGAAGTCGTCGCTCGCCTGCAAGACATTGCTTCAGGAGAGGGGGACTTGACTCAACGGCTCACAGTAAATTCTACCGACGAGATCGGTCAGCTTGCTCTCGGGTTTAACCAGTTTCTGGAAAAACTTCAGCTTACTATCAGAGAGGTGGTGGCAACTTCACACGATATTGCCAATACCAGCGTCCAAGCTGGAGATGCGGCAGGTGCGACTCATCAAAGCAGTGAAGATCAATTTAAAGAAGTGGATCTCGTCGCAACAGCCAGTGAAGAGTTGACTCAAACGGCCGGGCTTGTTGTTCAAAATGCAGACATCGCGGTAAGTGCTGCGAATGAAGCCGAGGCTTCTGCAAAACAA
- a CDS encoding ABC transporter ATP-binding protein, translating to MAEVTLQKIEKVYPNGYKAVHGVDLNIKEGEFMVFVGPSGCAKSTTLRMIAGLEDISAGDVYIGDKRVNDLPPKDRGISMVFQNYALYPHMSVYENMAFGLKQLKLDKNIIEQRIQEAADTLEISHLLRSKPGEMSGGQRQRVALGRAMVRKPDVFLFDEPLSNLDAKLRVSTRVSIAQLHQNLKAEGQNATMIYVTHDQVEAMTLGDRICVLNHGQIMQVDTPMNLYLKPANKFVAGFIGSPAMNIIQGELIEHHGEIAVQLDGEAIVILPIEKAQKVKHCIGSQVWFGIRPEHISMTELKEGAEVKNTEIRNIDAVESMGNELYLYFKIGGEKLTARIPFESDQYVGQNDLKALTFDMTKCHLFELNSEQSLF from the coding sequence GTGGCAGAAGTAACCTTACAGAAAATCGAGAAAGTGTACCCAAATGGCTATAAAGCAGTACACGGAGTTGACCTCAACATTAAAGAAGGTGAGTTCATGGTGTTCGTTGGCCCATCCGGGTGTGCGAAATCGACAACATTACGGATGATTGCTGGTCTTGAAGATATTTCGGCTGGGGATGTCTACATTGGTGACAAACGCGTGAACGACCTGCCGCCAAAAGATCGTGGCATTTCAATGGTGTTCCAAAATTATGCACTTTATCCTCATATGAGTGTATATGAGAACATGGCTTTTGGATTAAAACAGTTAAAATTAGACAAAAATATCATAGAGCAACGTATCCAAGAAGCGGCTGACACGCTAGAAATCTCGCATTTATTACGCAGTAAACCCGGAGAAATGTCTGGAGGTCAGAGGCAGCGTGTTGCTCTAGGTCGCGCGATGGTGCGCAAACCTGATGTATTTTTATTCGACGAACCCCTATCAAACTTAGATGCCAAGCTTCGAGTCTCCACTCGGGTCAGCATTGCCCAACTGCATCAGAACCTCAAAGCCGAAGGCCAAAATGCAACCATGATTTACGTGACACACGATCAGGTAGAAGCCATGACCTTAGGCGATCGTATTTGTGTGCTGAATCATGGGCAAATTATGCAAGTAGACACGCCAATGAATTTGTATTTAAAGCCGGCGAATAAGTTTGTTGCGGGTTTTATCGGATCACCTGCTATGAATATTATTCAAGGAGAGTTGATTGAGCATCATGGTGAGATCGCCGTTCAATTAGATGGTGAGGCAATTGTTATCCTTCCGATTGAGAAAGCGCAAAAGGTTAAACACTGCATTGGTAGCCAAGTATGGTTTGGTATTCGTCCAGAGCATATCAGTATGACTGAGTTAAAAGAGGGGGCTGAAGTAAAGAATACAGAAATTCGAAATATCGATGCTGTTGAGTCTATGGGTAACGAGCTTTACCTTTACTTTAAGATAGGTGGCGAGAAACTAACGGCTCGAATCCCATTTGAGAGCGATCAATATGTTGGGCAAAATGACCTGAAAGCACTGACATTTGATATGACTAAGTGTCATTTATTTGAGCTGAATAGTGAACAATCGCTATTCTAA
- a CDS encoding CehA/McbA family metallohydrolase: protein MFVFEDSVCFGHQQHVFTLSDEVSRISVRAKTLKKAFLYLYLYDPEGELRTSFVIEKPLSVTSIGVESASLGGIAGKFSLGEWRIEIFNLEGEFRREKAMDYQIQVDVQLATDTQSATDSYDLSIETVNCMNSDRSIDFDMQRNLMDQAQWYRGDLHAHTLLSDGSNTLEEATDIAESQNLDFLFLTEHNLAHPRLPKSDTCLFLPAYEVTTDLGHFNLHGPDRALDVNKNHYKSKELIEQGRQIAQQIGANLCVNHAMMKPWHWHYADMKLASINTLEIICDPTWSTSSRAAEEALVLLSAMWNNGHKIAGVGGSDSHLKPDQRNPNATEPSLYGDPLTWVFANNLSGVGIVEGLKAGHVYFERHCQLGFNINKGALLPSQGVDGGDVVHQINVGNVSQPFYAERVVDGVVLERIQLSEEHITFTTNLADAKWVRIDIRRGQLIGHQEMKGELEGMINPVFNLQNPIFAHPVCDTWGELVETI from the coding sequence ATGTTTGTATTTGAAGATAGTGTTTGTTTTGGTCATCAGCAGCATGTGTTCACATTAAGCGACGAGGTCAGTCGTATTAGCGTGCGTGCTAAGACTCTCAAGAAAGCTTTTTTGTATTTGTATCTTTACGACCCAGAAGGAGAACTGAGAACGAGCTTTGTCATTGAAAAACCTCTTTCGGTTACGTCTATTGGTGTTGAGAGCGCATCACTAGGTGGAATTGCTGGGAAATTTAGCCTCGGGGAATGGCGAATTGAGATCTTTAATCTTGAAGGGGAGTTTCGGCGCGAAAAGGCGATGGATTACCAGATACAGGTAGACGTGCAGCTTGCAACAGATACTCAGAGCGCTACGGATTCTTATGACCTCAGTATTGAAACCGTTAACTGTATGAATAGTGATCGCTCGATTGACTTTGACATGCAGCGAAACTTGATGGATCAAGCTCAATGGTATCGTGGAGATTTACACGCTCACACTTTATTGTCTGATGGCTCAAATACCTTGGAAGAAGCGACGGACATTGCTGAAAGTCAGAATCTCGATTTTTTGTTTCTAACAGAACATAACCTGGCTCACCCTCGTTTACCCAAATCGGATACTTGTCTGTTTTTACCTGCATATGAAGTCACGACCGATCTAGGACATTTTAATCTGCATGGCCCAGACCGAGCACTAGATGTAAATAAAAATCACTATAAAAGCAAAGAGTTGATTGAGCAGGGGCGTCAGATAGCGCAACAAATTGGCGCTAATCTTTGCGTTAATCACGCCATGATGAAACCGTGGCACTGGCATTATGCTGACATGAAATTAGCCAGCATTAATACCTTAGAAATCATTTGTGACCCAACCTGGTCTACGTCTTCACGCGCGGCAGAAGAGGCGCTAGTGCTATTAAGCGCAATGTGGAATAACGGCCATAAAATTGCAGGCGTGGGTGGCAGTGACTCGCACTTGAAACCCGATCAAAGAAACCCAAATGCGACAGAGCCGTCATTGTATGGTGATCCGCTAACTTGGGTATTTGCAAATAACTTGTCAGGTGTGGGCATTGTTGAAGGGTTAAAGGCTGGGCATGTCTATTTTGAAAGACACTGCCAACTCGGCTTTAACATCAATAAAGGGGCGCTGTTACCTTCTCAAGGAGTGGATGGGGGTGACGTTGTTCATCAGATCAATGTGGGCAATGTTAGCCAGCCATTTTATGCAGAACGAGTGGTTGATGGCGTTGTGCTCGAACGTATTCAATTATCGGAAGAACACATTACGTTTACGACTAACTTAGCTGATGCGAAGTGGGTACGCATTGACATTCGTCGCGGCCAATTAATCGGTCATCAAGAAATGAAAGGCGAACTGGAAGGCATGATAAATCCAGTTTTCAATCTTCAAAACCCAATTTTTGCACATCCCGTGTGTGATACATGGGGCGAACTAGTAGAGACAATTTAG
- a CDS encoding HAD family hydrolase: protein MNIKGLLFDKDGTLLEFHTMWLEVAKGAAQDIGDMHNTKISVEDLLVAIGVHGNYVDNHGLLAANPVEDTANAWFELVKPQVSPLLFSQQVKSAFNTQVEKNPDLIQAIVGVKETLIELKQKGYYLGVATADTKDSTLYSLQQAGLLDLFDYVGYSDGDIQPKPHPALLEAFCLSTDLCAKQIVMFGDTVSDMEFGHNAGAYKIGVLTGTATADELKPHADVVLSSVSSLTLDHLVFNSIG from the coding sequence ATGAATATTAAAGGCTTACTGTTTGATAAAGATGGCACTTTGCTCGAGTTCCATACCATGTGGCTTGAGGTGGCAAAAGGCGCAGCACAAGATATAGGCGACATGCACAACACGAAAATCAGCGTGGAAGACCTTTTAGTCGCGATTGGCGTACATGGCAATTATGTAGATAATCACGGCTTGTTGGCCGCAAATCCGGTAGAAGATACCGCTAACGCTTGGTTTGAGTTAGTAAAGCCTCAGGTCTCTCCGCTTCTATTTTCTCAGCAAGTCAAGTCGGCATTCAACACACAGGTTGAGAAAAATCCAGACCTTATTCAAGCAATTGTCGGCGTAAAAGAAACGCTGATAGAGCTGAAGCAAAAGGGGTATTACTTAGGAGTCGCAACGGCTGATACCAAAGATTCAACGCTGTATTCGCTTCAACAAGCTGGGTTACTCGACTTATTTGATTACGTTGGTTATTCAGATGGTGATATCCAACCGAAACCACACCCGGCGCTACTAGAAGCGTTTTGTCTCTCTACCGACCTATGCGCTAAACAAATAGTGATGTTTGGTGACACCGTTTCAGATATGGAATTTGGTCATAATGCGGGAGCGTACAAAATTGGCGTTTTAACGGGAACGGCAACGGCCGATGAATTGAAACCGCACGCGGACGTCGTGCTTAGCTCTGTGTCGAGCCTAACCCTAGACCATTTAGTCTTCAACTCAATAGGATAA